In Anthonomus grandis grandis chromosome 6, icAntGran1.3, whole genome shotgun sequence, one DNA window encodes the following:
- the LOC126737300 gene encoding helix-loop-helix protein delilah-like — MLEYDDELSERLGLSLPSPVTYLDSNNNSSAGKRGDKYALRPRSMRRKNLMSDFEEIPLVHPKSSTSKHTSNGSIAKPQKPKSAPLSKYRRKTANARERTRMREINQAFEALRMAVPQIAPNQQQNEKLTKITTLRLAMKYISALSAALSSSPAELPQQDIFSECSELESFLLESDGESLPLNSDGSDHSLTPADFSAVDFDDSLTSVDFSSDFSNHLPFDTYLSDFS; from the coding sequence ATGTTAGAATACGATGATGAGCTCTCCGAAAGGCTCGGGTTATCCCTGCCCAGTCCAGTTACTTATTTGGATTCGAACAATAATTCTAGTGCGGGAAAACGGGGTGATAAATACGCCTTAAGACCCAGATCGATGAGAAGGAAAAATCTCATGTCTGATTTCGAGGAGATCCCTCTGGTGCATCCGAAGTCTTCCACTTCCAAACATACGTCCAATGGATCAATAGCGAAGCCCCAAAAACCTAAATCAGCCCCTTTAAGTAAGTACCGCAGGAAAACCGCTAACGCACGAGAAAGAACCCGAATGCGGGAGATCAATCAGGCTTTTGAGGCTTTAAGGATGGCGGTGCCTCAAATTGCACCCAATCAGCAACAGaatgaaaaattgacaaaaataaccACTCTAAGGTTGGCAATGAAGTATATCTCGGCACTTTCTGCGGCTCTGAGTAGCAGTCCAGCGGAATTGCCCCAGCAGGATATCTTTTCTGAGTGTTCTGAGTTGGAATCGTTCTTGTTGGAGTCGGACGGGGAATCGTTGCCGCTTAATAGTGATGGGTCGGATCATTCTTTGACCCCGGCTGATTTTTCTGCTGTTGACTTCGATGATTCTTTGACCTCAGTTGATTTTTCTTCAGATTTTTCGAATCATTTGCCGTTCGATACTTATTTAAGTGATTTTAGTTAG
- the LOC126737299 gene encoding zinc finger MYM-type protein 1-like — protein sequence MCNGEIIPRVWLVYSKSKDCVYCFPCKIFKTFSGGSGLVEGYNNWRHLSQLIERHEKSKGHICNKKSWLDLKQSISSKTTTDSLNEKLINMENDRWVSVLKIIIYVVKFLAGQNLSFRGENNKIYEQQNGNFLKLIETIANFNETICDHINRIKRTPSNMPHYLGVHIQNELIFLLGKQIRHDIISMLNASKYFSIILDTTPDVSHQDQVTIVIRFVLLNNTSKQIEIREHFLGFISISDSTGQGLTNVLLDFLETHNICLGDLRGQGYDNGANMKGCNNGLQKKIIKLNSRAFYVLVQPIA from the coding sequence atgtgtaatggAGAAATAATTCCGAGGGTTTGGCTAGTATATTCTAAATCAAAAGATTGTGTATATTGTTTtccttgcaaaatatttaaaactttttctggTGGTAGTGGTTTGGTTGAGGGTTATAATAATTGGAGACATTTAAGTCAACTTATAGAAAGACATGAAAAGTCAAAGGggcatatttgtaataaaaaatcttggcttgatttaaaacaatcaatttcttctaaaacgaCAACTGATTCACTAAAcgagaaattaataaacatgGAAAATGATAGATGGGTTtctgttttgaaaattataatttatgttgTCAAGTTTTTAGCCGGTCAAAATTTGAGTTTTAGAGGTGAAAATAACAAGATATACGAGCAACAAAAcggaaactttttaaaattaattgaaacaattgccaattttaatgaaacaataTGCGATCACATTAACAGGATTAAAAGAACTCCATCAAATATGCCTCATTATTTAGGTGTTCatattcaaaatgaattaattttccTTCTGGGAAAGCAAATAAGACATGACATTATATCTATGTTAAAtgctagtaaatatttttcaattattttggatACGACTCCTGACGTGAGTCATCAAGACCAAGTAACTATTGTAATaaggtttgttttattaaataatacatcaAAGCAAATCGAAATTAGAGAGCATTTTTTGGGATTCATTTCAATATCAGATTCGACAGGACAAGGCTTAACTAatgttttattggattttttggaGACTCACAACATTTGTTTAGGCGATTTAAGGGGTCAGGGATATGATAATGGAGCGAATATGAAGGGTTGCAATAatggtttacaaaaaaaaattattaaattaaactcaAGAGCTTTTTACGTCCTTGTGCAGCCCATAGCTTAA